In the Sphaerodactylus townsendi isolate TG3544 linkage group LG10, MPM_Stown_v2.3, whole genome shotgun sequence genome, one interval contains:
- the LGI2 gene encoding leucine-rich repeat LGI family member 2, producing the protein MAGRPGGGCWWWLLVLAAACLLQRAQVRKALRCPGACSCTKDSIICVGSASVPRIGPGDISSLSLVNGTFSEIRERMFSHLPSLQLLFSTFKAGYGPNSLGLDIVRKGGDCLPRSCECVKG; encoded by the exons ATGGCTGGCCGGCCAGGCGGCGGCTGCTGGTGGTGGCTGCTGGTGCTGGCGGCCGCCTGCCTGCTGCAGCGCGCCCAGGTGAGGAAGGCGCTGCGCTGCCCGGGCGCCTGCAGCTGCACCAAGGACTCCATCATCTGCGTGGGCTCGGCCAGCGTGCCCCGCATCGGGCCCGGCGACATCAGCTCCTT gAGCTTAGTCAATGGGACCTTTTCCGAAATCAGAGAAAGAATGTTTTCTCATCTGCCTTCCCTCCAGCTGCT GTTTTCTACATTCAAGGCAGGGTATGGTCCTAACTCCTTGGGCCTTGATATTGTCAGGAAAGGGGGCGACTGCCTCCCACGTTCATGTGAATGTGTGAAAGGGTGA